A region from the Curtobacterium sp. MCBA15_012 genome encodes:
- a CDS encoding ABC transporter ATP-binding protein → MTDPRRASGPAPVPGAPVLAASGLHRTYRLPRRGPFEPGPVRTAVDGVDLTVAPGARLGIVGESGSGKSTLVRLLAGLEAPSAGTVEASGRPVVASASAAATRWFRRETGVVFQDPYASLDPRMRVGAIVGEPLRALRVPGDHGDLVRRVLERVDLPADAVERYPHEFSGGQRQRIAIARAVVHGPRILFGDEPMSALDVVVRARVIELFRSLAEDLGLTLVLVSHDIGVVQRLCDTVAVLSEGRIVEHGPVGLLDEPRHPVTRALVAAAPTLP, encoded by the coding sequence GTGACCGACCCCCGACGTGCTTCCGGCCCCGCACCCGTCCCGGGCGCGCCCGTGCTCGCGGCGTCCGGCCTGCACCGCACGTACCGGCTCCCCCGTCGCGGACCGTTCGAGCCCGGCCCGGTCCGGACCGCGGTCGACGGCGTCGACCTGACGGTCGCCCCCGGCGCCCGGCTCGGCATCGTGGGCGAGTCCGGGTCCGGCAAGTCGACGCTGGTGCGGCTGCTCGCCGGTCTGGAGGCACCTTCCGCAGGGACCGTCGAGGCCTCCGGTCGTCCGGTGGTCGCGTCCGCCTCCGCGGCTGCGACGCGCTGGTTCCGTCGCGAGACCGGGGTCGTGTTCCAGGACCCCTACGCCTCGCTCGACCCGCGCATGCGCGTCGGTGCGATCGTCGGCGAGCCGCTGCGGGCGCTCCGGGTGCCGGGCGACCACGGGGACCTGGTGCGCCGGGTGCTCGAACGGGTCGACCTGCCCGCCGACGCGGTCGAGCGGTACCCGCACGAGTTCTCCGGCGGGCAGCGGCAGCGGATCGCGATCGCGCGGGCGGTCGTGCACGGACCGCGCATCCTGTTCGGGGACGAGCCGATGAGCGCCCTCGACGTGGTGGTCCGGGCGCGGGTGATCGAGCTGTTCCGGTCGCTCGCCGAGGACCTCGGGCTGACCCTGGTGCTCGTGTCACACGACATCGGCGTCGTGCAGCGGCTGTGCGACACGGTGGCGGTGCTGTCCGAGGGGCGGATCGTCGAGCACGGGCCGGTCGGGCTGCTGGACGAGCCGCGGCACCCGGTCACGCGGGCGTTGGTGGCGGCGGCGCCGACGTTGCCGTAG